A DNA window from Schistocerca gregaria isolate iqSchGreg1 chromosome 2, iqSchGreg1.2, whole genome shotgun sequence contains the following coding sequences:
- the LOC126332318 gene encoding uncharacterized protein LOC126332318 — MKAALFFVAALVAVAVVQGQPEESTTAANQGEEQPSSTIPAVRTLVAASYTEEDEDTICVQADNKFYLYANSLKLYSCYHLLPRVYVVKPKSLCKPVLSDCPKN, encoded by the exons ATGAAGGCTGCTCTGTTCTTTGTTGCTG CACTGGTCGCAGTAGCGGTGGTCCAAGGACAACCAGAAGAGTCGACCACCGCCGCCAACCAGGGTGAAGAACAGCCGTCCTCCACCATCCCGGCTGTGAGAACGTTGGTGGCGGCGTCGTACACGGAAGAAGACGAAGATACCATTTGCGTCCAGGCAGACAACAAGTTCTACTTGTATGCCAATTCACTGAAGCTGTATTCTTGCTATCACCTACTACCGAGGG TTTACGTGGTGAAACCAAAGAGTCTGTGTAAACCAGTCCTGTCAGACTGTCCCAAGAACTAG